The proteins below come from a single Desulfovibrio inopinatus DSM 10711 genomic window:
- the pta gene encoding phosphate acetyltransferase translates to MAKSVYITATEQKSGKSAICLGFMQLLLRDVGRVAFFRPIITSYPEDVKDHDISLILSHFHLDMAYEDTHVYTLRQARDLVNAGRTNELIETILSRYKKLESEYDFIVCEGTDYLGHDPAFEFDINAEIAANIGSPVALVTNANGKDPDDIVSSTRLAIDTFYEKRLDVLAAIINRVKSSDLEAIRSALTCKRTGEPDCLIHLIPEEPTLGNPSMDSVRKWLKADVLYGHGRLDALVGDYVIAAMQVGNFLEYIEPSSLVITPGDREDIILACLASRLSTSYADISGVLLTGGLQPSRNVHRLIEGWTGVPVSILSVKEHTYKASRILGQLYGRIDPEDQRKIATALGVFEAHVNVKELRSRLDARKSVRVTPKMFEFGLVEKAKAEKQRIVMPEGSGERILQATDILLRRGVADITLIGKPEEVRAKASACGAAIEGATIINPEESSLFDDYVSTYFELRKHKGIRQSDARDRMSDPTYFGTMMVYKGDADGMVSGSETTTAQTIRPAFEFVKTKPGASIVSSVFLMCLKDRVLVFGDCAVNPSPTAQQLAEIAVVSAQTATIFGVDPKVAMLSYSTGASGKGEEVEKVKEAARIAKEMAPDLPLEGPIQYDAAVDPAVAMTKLPNSQVAGHATVFIFPDLNTGNNTYKAVQRAAQAVAIGPILQGLRKPVNDLSRGCSVPDIVNTVAITAIQAQAEKKA, encoded by the coding sequence ATGGCAAAAAGCGTTTATATCACGGCAACAGAGCAAAAAAGTGGCAAATCGGCGATTTGCCTCGGTTTTATGCAATTACTTCTTCGTGACGTCGGCCGTGTAGCTTTTTTCCGACCCATCATTACCAGTTACCCTGAAGATGTGAAGGATCATGATATTAGTTTGATCTTGAGCCACTTCCATCTCGATATGGCGTATGAAGATACCCATGTTTACACCCTACGACAGGCTCGCGACCTTGTGAATGCTGGCCGCACCAATGAGCTTATTGAAACAATCTTGTCCCGGTATAAGAAACTCGAATCCGAATATGATTTCATCGTTTGCGAGGGCACGGACTACTTAGGACATGATCCGGCATTTGAATTTGATATCAATGCGGAAATTGCCGCAAACATCGGAAGCCCTGTTGCGCTGGTAACCAATGCCAACGGGAAAGACCCCGATGATATTGTAAGCTCTACCCGGCTGGCTATCGACACATTTTATGAAAAGCGACTCGACGTCCTTGCCGCTATCATCAACCGGGTTAAATCAAGCGATCTGGAAGCGATTCGTTCGGCCCTGACCTGTAAACGTACCGGTGAACCCGACTGCCTCATTCACCTCATTCCTGAAGAACCCACGCTGGGTAACCCGAGCATGGACAGCGTTCGAAAATGGCTGAAGGCCGATGTGCTCTATGGTCATGGTCGACTTGATGCTTTGGTCGGGGACTATGTCATCGCGGCTATGCAGGTGGGAAACTTTCTCGAATACATCGAACCGTCGTCGCTCGTTATTACCCCCGGCGATCGTGAAGACATTATTTTAGCCTGTCTCGCATCCCGGCTGTCGACGTCGTATGCTGATATTTCCGGTGTGCTTCTCACGGGCGGTTTGCAGCCGAGCCGTAATGTTCACCGCCTTATTGAAGGGTGGACCGGCGTGCCTGTTTCTATTTTATCTGTCAAAGAGCACACCTACAAGGCCAGCCGCATTCTTGGGCAGCTTTATGGCCGCATTGATCCCGAAGATCAGCGCAAAATCGCTACCGCGTTGGGTGTCTTTGAAGCACACGTCAACGTGAAGGAATTGCGGAGCCGTCTCGATGCCCGGAAGTCTGTCCGCGTCACGCCCAAAATGTTCGAATTCGGTCTGGTGGAAAAAGCTAAAGCCGAAAAGCAACGCATTGTCATGCCTGAAGGTTCGGGCGAACGCATTTTGCAAGCAACGGATATCCTGCTGCGTCGTGGGGTGGCCGACATTACTTTGATCGGCAAACCGGAAGAAGTGCGGGCAAAAGCCTCGGCGTGTGGGGCTGCGATTGAAGGTGCAACCATCATCAATCCTGAAGAGTCCAGTCTGTTTGATGACTATGTCTCCACGTACTTTGAACTGCGCAAGCACAAAGGCATCCGTCAGTCTGATGCTCGCGACCGCATGAGCGATCCGACGTATTTTGGCACGATGATGGTGTATAAAGGCGATGCCGACGGTATGGTTTCGGGTTCGGAAACCACTACGGCGCAAACCATTCGTCCCGCTTTTGAATTCGTGAAAACGAAGCCGGGTGCATCCATTGTCTCCAGCGTCTTTCTCATGTGCTTGAAAGATCGTGTGCTTGTCTTTGGTGACTGCGCCGTTAACCCAAGCCCCACAGCGCAACAGCTTGCTGAAATTGCCGTGGTTTCTGCTCAGACGGCGACCATTTTTGGCGTCGACCCCAAAGTCGCTATGTTGTCCTACTCCACAGGAGCGTCCGGTAAGGGCGAAGAAGTGGAAAAGGTCAAAGAAGCCGCTCGCATTGCGAAAGAAATGGCTCCGGATCTGCCCCTTGAAGGGCCCATTCAGTACGATGCGGCTGTTGACCCTGCCGTGGCAATGACCAAATTGCCGAATTCTCAGGTCGCTGGACATGCGACGGTCTTCATCTTCCCCGACTTGAATACGGGTAACAATACGTACAAAGCGGTTCAACGTGCGGCTCAAGCAGTGGCCATCGGCCCAATTCTTCAGGGCCTGCGTAAACCGGTGAACGACCTGTCCCGCGGGTGCTCTGTGCCCGATATCGTCAACACCGTGGCCATTACAGCCATTCAGGCACAGGCCGAAAAAAAAGCATAG
- a CDS encoding LutC/YkgG family protein, protein MMSPMFPMSPEERIETFVAKAQAVSATVTKASSMEEAAVYAVGLADSMDSCLLLLGGDEANLSEEASLLCRSRDSKSVAAPSLPKAVRESLATACTEKNIRFVQDHLRDQVAGFEVGFSIAAAGIAETGSLFVPSTDEDIRLTTMLCETHVVALPISEIVDRAEDLEAELKARMAGPDYSAFITGASRTADIERVLALGVHGPLELHIVLVEA, encoded by the coding sequence ATGATGTCCCCGATGTTTCCCATGTCCCCGGAAGAACGGATTGAAACCTTTGTTGCGAAAGCGCAGGCTGTTTCTGCGACGGTAACGAAAGCGTCTTCTATGGAAGAAGCTGCCGTCTACGCAGTCGGTCTGGCGGATTCCATGGACAGCTGCCTCCTATTGCTTGGAGGTGATGAAGCGAATTTGAGCGAAGAAGCGTCTTTGCTGTGCCGTTCGCGTGACAGCAAAAGCGTTGCCGCTCCCAGTTTACCCAAAGCGGTGCGCGAGTCGTTGGCGACGGCATGCACGGAAAAGAATATTCGTTTCGTCCAGGATCACTTGCGCGACCAGGTTGCCGGTTTTGAAGTCGGTTTCTCGATTGCCGCTGCAGGTATTGCCGAAACTGGCTCTTTGTTCGTCCCGTCTACGGATGAAGATATCCGTTTGACCACCATGCTGTGTGAAACACATGTCGTGGCGTTGCCAATTTCTGAAATTGTCGACAGAGCTGAGGATTTGGAAGCTGAGTTGAAAGCACGTATGGCCGGCCCCGATTATTCCGCGTTTATTACGGGTGCGAGCCGTACGGCTGATATTGAGCGCGTCCTCGCTCTTGGCGTTCATGGTCCCCTGGAACTGCACATCGTGCTTGTGGAGGCGTAA
- the ldhH gene encoding L-lactate dehydrogenase (quinone) large subunit LdhH encodes MQTADSLKQYKDELRESLDNEFLRAALDAFAKAYPAGRQRAFADYDFRALVAEGAVIKDAAAKKMDELYEQFKTEAEKRGVVVHMAKTADEANEIIARIAKEGGVKRVIKSKSMTAEETHLNVRLEKDNLEVVETDLGEWIIQLRHEGPSHMVMPAIHLSRHQVKDLFSDVTKQPQEADIGKLVKVARSQLRRKFVEADMGITGANFAVAESGTLGIVTNEGNARMVSTLPRIHVALVGLDKLISSSDDAIKLLRVLPKNATGQAITSYVTWISGATPMTIPGYPTKEIHIVFLDNGRRALAEDPLFSTILRCVRCGACANVCPVYRLVGGHKLGHVYIGAIGLLLTYFFHGKDKAKNLVQNCIACGACKDICAGGIDLPRLIKDIHARIQEEEGRPLQSRLLGQVLSNRKLFHTLLRSAKAAQKPISADAGYLRHLPLIFSSKHNFRALPTIAEKPFRDRFPAIKPSTKPGGLKVAIFAGCAQDFIYPEQLEAAVAFLDKSGVNVEFPVDQSCCGLPVAMMGEKDAAKKVALQNVKAFNPDDYDYILTLCASCASHLTHGYKNILAGDPALITRLDAFTRKVVDFSTFINDVLETRTEDVVQQAPVKAAYHAPCHLCRELGVRQAPRDLLAKAGLDYVPTTEEEVCCGFGGSFSMKFPELSKELLNNKLNAAEEAGAEILVTDCPGCVLQLRGGAHKQGRKIQVKHISEILGKK; translated from the coding sequence ATGCAAACTGCTGATTCCTTGAAACAATACAAAGACGAACTGCGTGAATCCCTGGATAACGAATTTTTGCGAGCTGCGCTTGATGCCTTTGCCAAAGCGTACCCCGCCGGTCGGCAACGCGCTTTTGCCGATTACGACTTTCGCGCTCTGGTCGCTGAAGGTGCTGTCATCAAAGATGCTGCCGCCAAGAAAATGGACGAGCTGTATGAGCAGTTTAAAACCGAAGCGGAAAAGCGTGGTGTCGTTGTCCACATGGCGAAAACCGCGGACGAAGCCAACGAGATTATAGCCCGTATCGCCAAGGAAGGCGGAGTGAAGCGGGTGATCAAATCCAAGTCCATGACGGCTGAGGAAACCCACCTCAATGTACGTTTGGAGAAGGACAATCTTGAAGTGGTGGAAACCGATCTTGGTGAATGGATTATTCAATTACGCCACGAAGGTCCGTCGCACATGGTCATGCCGGCCATTCACCTGTCGCGCCATCAAGTCAAAGACCTGTTTTCCGATGTGACGAAACAACCCCAGGAAGCCGACATCGGCAAACTTGTCAAAGTGGCACGGAGCCAACTGAGACGCAAGTTTGTAGAGGCCGACATGGGAATTACCGGTGCCAACTTTGCTGTTGCCGAGTCCGGCACTCTTGGTATCGTGACCAATGAAGGCAACGCGCGTATGGTGTCCACGCTGCCACGCATTCATGTTGCTCTTGTCGGTCTGGACAAGCTCATTTCAAGCTCGGATGATGCTATCAAGCTGTTACGCGTCCTCCCCAAGAATGCCACAGGCCAGGCGATTACATCGTATGTCACCTGGATCAGTGGAGCCACGCCCATGACGATTCCGGGATATCCGACGAAAGAAATCCATATCGTCTTTCTTGATAATGGGCGTCGGGCTTTGGCTGAGGATCCTCTTTTTTCGACCATTCTGCGTTGCGTACGGTGCGGAGCCTGCGCCAATGTCTGCCCGGTGTACCGACTCGTTGGCGGGCATAAGCTTGGCCATGTCTACATTGGTGCCATCGGTTTGCTATTGACCTACTTCTTCCATGGCAAGGATAAGGCCAAGAACCTTGTCCAAAACTGTATCGCCTGTGGCGCCTGCAAAGATATCTGCGCCGGTGGCATTGATCTGCCTCGCTTGATCAAAGATATTCATGCACGCATTCAGGAAGAAGAAGGACGCCCGCTGCAAAGCCGTTTACTTGGTCAAGTTCTCTCCAATCGCAAACTTTTTCATACGTTGCTCCGTTCGGCCAAGGCAGCGCAAAAGCCCATATCGGCTGATGCCGGATATCTGCGGCATTTACCGTTGATCTTTTCGAGCAAGCATAACTTCCGGGCTCTCCCGACTATTGCTGAAAAGCCGTTCCGTGACCGTTTCCCGGCGATCAAACCGTCAACCAAGCCTGGTGGCCTCAAGGTTGCGATTTTTGCCGGTTGCGCCCAGGATTTTATTTATCCCGAGCAACTTGAAGCGGCCGTAGCGTTCCTCGATAAGAGCGGCGTCAATGTCGAATTTCCTGTGGATCAATCGTGCTGCGGTTTGCCCGTGGCTATGATGGGTGAAAAGGACGCGGCCAAGAAGGTGGCGTTGCAGAATGTCAAAGCGTTCAACCCGGACGACTATGATTACATTTTAACGTTGTGCGCCTCTTGTGCCTCACATCTGACCCATGGGTACAAGAACATTCTGGCCGGCGATCCTGCGCTCATCACTCGTCTTGATGCGTTTACGCGCAAAGTGGTCGATTTTAGTACGTTCATCAATGATGTGCTCGAAACTCGAACGGAAGATGTGGTGCAGCAGGCCCCGGTCAAAGCCGCATACCATGCGCCGTGCCACTTGTGCCGTGAGTTGGGTGTGCGCCAAGCACCGCGTGATCTTCTTGCCAAGGCCGGTCTCGACTACGTGCCGACAACGGAAGAAGAGGTTTGCTGTGGTTTCGGCGGTTCCTTCTCCATGAAGTTCCCGGAACTGTCGAAGGAGTTGCTCAACAACAAACTCAATGCTGCCGAGGAGGCCGGTGCTGAAATTCTTGTCACCGATTGCCCTGGATGCGTTCTGCAACTTCGCGGTGGCGCTCATAAACAAGGGCGCAAGATTCAAGTAAAGCATATCAGCGAGATATTAGGAAAGAAATAA
- a CDS encoding acetate kinase — MNILVINAGSSTVKYRLFDMGTNMVMAQGLVERIGEETGAFKHEAYPGSDQEKVVTGEQPIKDHTVAVNVVVEQLTGSEAGVIADKSDIHGVGHRVVHGGEFFTKPTIITQQVVDDLTSIIPLAPLHNPGAVAGIKVALELFPVKQVVVMDTAFHQTIPPKAYVYPLPYEFYEDLKVRRYGFHGTSHNYVSSKAAEYLGIPYEEFSCITMHLGSGCSMDAIKNGKCIDTSMGLTPLGGLMMGTRCGDIDPAICAFLAEHKGLDARSVDNILNKQSGLKGVCGDNDMRDVHARRENGDERAQLAFEMFCYRVKHFLGAYFASIGKIQAIIFTAGVGENDPKVRQAVCEDLEHLGIVIDKEKNYGFERGKIVEINADNSAIRILVVPTDEEYAIATQTLKTISE, encoded by the coding sequence GTGAATATTCTCGTCATCAATGCCGGCAGTTCCACAGTGAAATACCGCCTTTTTGACATGGGCACGAATATGGTCATGGCGCAGGGGCTTGTCGAGCGCATCGGGGAAGAGACCGGTGCTTTCAAGCATGAGGCCTATCCCGGAAGTGATCAGGAAAAGGTCGTCACAGGCGAACAGCCCATCAAAGATCACACCGTTGCCGTCAATGTGGTTGTTGAGCAACTGACCGGCAGTGAAGCCGGTGTTATTGCTGATAAAAGCGATATTCATGGTGTTGGTCACCGGGTTGTTCACGGTGGGGAATTCTTCACCAAACCAACGATCATTACGCAGCAGGTTGTGGACGATCTCACTTCCATCATTCCGTTGGCTCCTTTACACAACCCTGGTGCTGTTGCTGGCATTAAGGTTGCGTTGGAACTGTTCCCCGTCAAGCAAGTCGTTGTCATGGACACGGCCTTCCATCAAACCATACCACCCAAAGCGTACGTGTACCCTCTGCCGTATGAATTTTATGAGGACCTCAAAGTTCGTCGGTACGGATTTCACGGCACTTCACACAACTATGTTTCAAGTAAGGCCGCTGAATACCTTGGTATTCCATACGAAGAATTCAGCTGCATTACCATGCACCTTGGTTCGGGTTGTTCCATGGACGCCATCAAGAACGGCAAGTGCATCGATACATCCATGGGGCTGACTCCTCTGGGAGGCCTCATGATGGGAACTCGTTGCGGCGACATCGACCCGGCTATTTGTGCGTTCCTTGCGGAACACAAAGGCCTCGACGCCCGTAGCGTCGATAATATTCTGAATAAGCAGAGTGGGTTGAAAGGCGTCTGCGGCGATAACGACATGCGCGACGTTCATGCTCGCCGCGAAAACGGTGATGAACGTGCTCAGCTTGCTTTTGAAATGTTTTGCTACCGCGTAAAGCATTTCCTGGGTGCCTACTTTGCTTCAATTGGGAAAATTCAAGCAATTATCTTCACAGCCGGTGTTGGTGAAAATGATCCCAAAGTTCGCCAAGCCGTTTGTGAAGATCTGGAACACCTTGGCATCGTCATTGATAAAGAAAAGAACTATGGATTCGAGCGTGGGAAAATCGTCGAAATCAACGCTGATAATTCCGCAATTCGAATTTTGGTTGTCCCGACTGACGAAGAATATGCCATTGCGACACAAACATTGAAGACCATTTCCGAGTAG
- a CDS encoding methyl-accepting chemotaxis protein yields the protein MLRSVSVRFKILFLLLLSVLFCLGISLAYYSALGDVGSYAANQVEEVMLQGEKKKLQVAVNTIAVALGQLLSSVDDEQRKIEIIRTVVDPIRFEDDKSGYFFAYDGTVNVALPTKKELQGKDLGKVKDTNNVYYVQKLQEAAQSGGQFVNYIFDKPGKGLQPKLAYAEMIPGTKLWIGTGIYIDNIDAATQTIHTEINTFTNARTMMISLGVGFAVLVLLIPAGLVITRSIIVPLRRATRAAEAVATGDLNVQLDATGTDELATLEHALNMMADHLKSNTEEIELKAAEALQQATAAREAIEAAEEAKNEALAARRQGLATAAERLRDVVDALSETSDSIGEQAGRVGTNTNLQRERISETATSMEEMNATVLDVAQNASRAAAGAADARTKAEMGSQANTQIVNSLNDLLRLSKGLKKDMDVLGERANDIGRVMNVISDIADQTNLLALNAAIEAARAGEAGRGFAVVADEVRKLAEKTTSATTEVEQVVLGIQNISRKNIDGMDKTAEGIAQAADLVTASDKAAREIVALSDDSASQIQDIAAAAEEQSAASEQITGTVDNLRMTAEENAQGMVDITGSIGILAEQADRLRELVADLENEGTSSETAARLAHSSQPQLPRHT from the coding sequence ATGTTGCGATCTGTATCAGTCCGTTTTAAAATTCTGTTTCTTCTTCTCCTGTCTGTTCTTTTTTGTCTTGGCATCAGTTTGGCGTATTACTCCGCTCTTGGCGATGTTGGTTCCTACGCTGCAAACCAGGTGGAAGAGGTGATGCTTCAAGGTGAAAAGAAGAAGCTACAGGTTGCGGTTAACACCATAGCGGTTGCTTTGGGCCAGTTGCTCTCTTCAGTTGATGATGAACAACGTAAGATTGAAATTATCCGGACTGTTGTTGACCCGATTCGTTTTGAGGATGACAAGTCCGGGTATTTTTTTGCCTATGATGGAACCGTGAACGTCGCTCTTCCCACGAAGAAGGAACTTCAGGGAAAAGATTTGGGCAAAGTGAAAGACACAAACAATGTTTACTATGTCCAAAAACTTCAAGAAGCGGCGCAGAGTGGGGGCCAATTCGTTAATTACATATTTGATAAGCCTGGCAAAGGCCTGCAGCCGAAGTTAGCCTATGCTGAAATGATTCCCGGCACCAAATTGTGGATTGGAACCGGAATTTATATTGATAATATTGATGCTGCGACACAAACTATCCATACTGAAATCAATACGTTTACGAACGCACGTACAATGATGATCTCGCTGGGTGTCGGGTTTGCTGTTCTGGTTCTGCTTATTCCTGCCGGTCTTGTCATCACGCGTTCTATTATTGTGCCGTTGCGTCGGGCAACGCGCGCGGCGGAAGCGGTTGCAACCGGTGACTTGAATGTGCAACTCGACGCCACTGGAACGGATGAACTCGCGACGTTGGAACATGCCCTCAACATGATGGCGGATCATCTGAAGAGCAATACAGAAGAAATCGAACTTAAGGCTGCAGAAGCGCTTCAACAGGCGACGGCAGCGCGTGAAGCCATAGAAGCTGCAGAAGAAGCCAAGAACGAAGCGCTGGCAGCACGACGACAAGGGCTTGCCACTGCGGCAGAGCGATTGCGCGATGTGGTCGATGCGCTTTCCGAAACATCGGATTCTATTGGTGAACAGGCTGGACGAGTTGGTACAAACACGAATCTGCAGCGCGAACGCATCAGCGAAACCGCCACCTCCATGGAAGAGATGAACGCGACAGTGCTTGATGTTGCACAAAATGCGTCACGTGCCGCTGCAGGCGCGGCCGATGCTCGTACCAAAGCCGAGATGGGCTCACAGGCGAATACACAAATCGTCAACTCGTTGAATGATCTGCTCCGCCTTTCAAAAGGCCTGAAAAAAGATATGGATGTGCTTGGCGAGCGCGCCAACGATATCGGTCGTGTCATGAACGTGATTTCCGACATTGCTGATCAGACCAACTTGTTGGCGTTGAATGCGGCCATTGAAGCGGCCCGAGCAGGGGAAGCTGGTCGCGGTTTTGCCGTTGTAGCCGACGAAGTCCGCAAATTGGCAGAAAAGACAACTTCCGCCACCACCGAAGTGGAGCAAGTGGTTCTTGGTATTCAAAATATCTCTCGAAAAAATATCGACGGAATGGATAAGACTGCCGAAGGAATTGCTCAAGCTGCCGACCTCGTCACGGCTTCGGATAAAGCGGCGAGAGAAATTGTTGCGTTGTCGGATGACTCGGCATCGCAGATACAAGACATTGCCGCTGCCGCAGAAGAGCAATCCGCAGCGAGTGAGCAAATTACCGGCACCGTTGATAACTTACGCATGACCGCGGAGGAAA